In one window of Nocardiopsis aegyptia DNA:
- a CDS encoding PH domain-containing protein, giving the protein MVVGPINQLRNLVVPIAVGLVVGGFNPWVIGASAAAVVALLAGGLVTWRTVFYEVGEERLEIRSGLVRRSRRTIPLERVRGVDVTSTLLHRLLGVAVVRIEAAAGAGGSEDGKLDAVDAAEAERLRRVLLDRRAVLADGAAAPAPGTAGAGAGDSARTKPGAAADGTVTHFSMRPSWYLYGALSLAYLLTPFAVLATLFGVVQQAAGDQAADYVLEWVTTTDRGMLTALSAGAAGVLVLLMPVFAVVSYAFTHWGFSLRERDGSLVAERGLFTRRSVTLEKRRIRGHELLDNPLERTRRAVRLRAIVTGLGDTANRAVLLPIGPRATVDAVLARALTPFRGPLVRHPRAALYRRWVRAVGPFAVLAGVGLTAQWTWLVVVASVLAALGVVLGLDRYRSLGHGYDGAMVSVRSGSLRRRQATVERSAVIGWTWTQTLPQRRAGLADLQVTVGAGDGGYTAMDASQRRSVAFAAGVTPEIVRPFLVRPRDGAQGSADTAEG; this is encoded by the coding sequence ATGGTCGTCGGCCCGATCAACCAGCTCCGGAACCTGGTCGTGCCGATCGCCGTCGGCCTGGTCGTCGGCGGCTTCAACCCGTGGGTGATCGGGGCCAGCGCCGCCGCAGTGGTCGCCCTGCTTGCGGGCGGCCTGGTGACCTGGCGGACCGTCTTCTACGAGGTGGGCGAGGAGCGCCTGGAGATCCGCAGCGGGCTCGTCCGGCGCTCGCGCCGCACCATCCCCCTGGAACGGGTGCGGGGCGTGGACGTGACCAGCACCCTGCTGCACCGGCTGCTCGGAGTGGCGGTCGTGCGCATCGAGGCCGCCGCCGGTGCGGGCGGCAGCGAGGACGGCAAGCTCGACGCCGTGGACGCCGCCGAGGCGGAACGGCTGCGCCGGGTGCTGCTGGACCGCCGGGCGGTGCTCGCCGACGGCGCGGCCGCGCCCGCGCCGGGCACCGCGGGTGCCGGTGCCGGGGACTCCGCCCGGACGAAACCCGGTGCCGCGGCCGACGGTACGGTGACCCACTTCTCGATGCGGCCGTCCTGGTACCTGTACGGGGCGCTGAGCCTTGCCTACCTGCTCACGCCCTTCGCCGTGCTGGCGACCCTGTTCGGCGTGGTCCAGCAGGCGGCGGGCGACCAGGCCGCCGACTACGTGCTGGAGTGGGTGACCACCACCGACCGCGGCATGCTCACAGCGCTGTCGGCGGGTGCCGCGGGCGTGCTGGTGCTGCTGATGCCGGTGTTCGCGGTGGTCTCGTACGCGTTCACCCACTGGGGCTTCTCCCTCCGCGAGCGCGACGGGTCGCTGGTCGCCGAGCGGGGCCTGTTCACCCGGCGCAGCGTGACCCTGGAGAAGCGCCGGATCCGCGGCCACGAACTCCTGGACAACCCCCTGGAGCGCACCCGCCGGGCGGTGCGGTTGCGGGCCATCGTCACCGGGCTCGGCGACACCGCCAACCGGGCCGTCCTGTTGCCGATCGGCCCCCGAGCCACGGTCGACGCGGTGCTGGCCCGGGCGCTGACGCCCTTCCGGGGACCGCTCGTCCGCCATCCGCGCGCGGCGCTGTACCGGCGCTGGGTGCGCGCCGTGGGCCCGTTCGCGGTCCTGGCCGGTGTCGGCCTGACGGCGCAGTGGACGTGGCTGGTGGTGGTCGCGTCGGTGCTCGCCGCGCTGGGCGTGGTCCTCGGGCTCGACCGGTACCGCTCCCTGGGCCACGGCTACGACGGGGCCATGGTGAGCGTGCGCTCCGGCTCGCTGCGCCGCCGCCAGGCCACCGTCGAGCGCTCGGCCGTGATCGGGTGGACCTGGACGCAGACCCTCCCGCAGCGGCGTGCCGGCCTGGCCGACCTCCAGGTGACCGTGGGCGCGGGCGACGGCGGCTACACCGCCATGGACGCCTCCCAGCGCCGTTCGGTGGCCTTCGCCGCCGGTGTCACCCCCGAGATCGTGCGTCCGTTCCTGGTGCGGCCGCGGGACGGTGCGCAGGGGAGCGCGGACACGGCGGAGGGG